CTGTATCCCAGCCAAGTAATAAGTCACCCATATTGGCATCTAAGCTACCTAATATATTATTAATTCTAGCATATCTTAATTCATGTTGAAAAGTATGACCAGCTAAAGTAGCGTGATTAGCTTCAATATTAAATTTAAAATATTTATCAAGATCATATTTTTGTAAAAAAGCGTAAGAATTGGCAACATCGAAATCATATTGATGTTTAGTTGGCTCCTTTGGTTTAGGTTCGATTAAGAATTGACCATTAAAACCTATTTGTTTAGCATAATCAACAGCCATATGTAAGAAATTGGCAAGATTATTAAGTTCAAGTTCCATATTCGTATTTAGGAGAGTCTCATACCCTTCTCTTCCACCCCAAAATACGTAATTTTCTCCACCTAACTCTTTAGTAATCTCTAAGGCTTTTTTAACTTGAGCTGCTGCATAAGCATAAATATCTGCATCACACGACGTAGCTGCCCCTTGCATAAATCTAGGATGGGTGAAAAGATTTGCAGTTCCCCATAATAATTTAATACCTGTTTCTTCCATCTTTTCTTTAACATGTTCTATTACTTTATCCAATAATTTGTTGGTTTCTCTCAACGTTTCTTGCTCGTCCACCAAATCTCTATCATGAGTGCAAAAATATTTTACTCCTAATTTACTCATAAACTCAAAAGCCGCATCACACCTTGTTAAAGCTCTATCCAAAGGATCAGAAAAACTATTCCAGGGTCGAGCTGCACTTTCAACACCAAACATATCTCTTCCTTCCGCAGCAAAAGTGTGCCAGTAAGCAACGGAAAATCTTAAATGTTCTTCCATAGTTTTATCGCCAATTTTTTCCTCTGGATTGTAATAGTGAAAAGCTAATGGATCCTTTGATTCTTTGCCTTTAAAACTAATCTTTTTTACTTCTTTAAAGTATTCTGCCATTTTAAAGCCTCCATTCAATCATTAATATGAATTTATGCTTCTCTTCTTTTACTTGCAACATCAAACCAAACAGCAAAAATTAATACTAAACCCTTTATTATGGATTGCCAAAAAACAGGAACATTCATTAAACTCATTCCGTTATCCAAACTTGCCATAACAATGGCTCCTATAACAGCTCCAAGATATTATTGTTTATATTCTTACCTATTTCAACTTTTTTACCACCCATTTTTAAGCCTCCGAAAATTTATCTATGTTCCAATTATATAGTACCAATTTAACTGTTGTCAATAGTAAGTTTATCCAATCAACTAATATTACCAGCGATTATTGGTAATTATTTTAGATTAAGAAACTTTTTCTTAATTTTTATAAAATTTACATTAATTATTTTTGATAATTATTTAGCTATTAGCATTTAATTGTCTCTAGTTACTGCTAATTGTTAATAATTCTTTTTATTCAGAAGTGAGAAATTTTTTTCATGGTGTTATAATTTTATTGATATAATATTTGCCATTTTAACTGGAGGTCTTAAATTTGAACAGAGTTTGTATAGATGGGAATAATTTAACGTTGGAAGATGTTATCAATGTTTCGAGAATTTTTTATGAAGTAAAAATAGATAACACTGCGATTAAGAAGATAGAAGATTCAAGAAATTTAGTTGAAAAATTTTTAGAAGAAGAAAAGATTGTTTATGGAGTAACTACAGGATTTGGCGAACTTTGTAATGTTTTTATATCAAAAGATAAAACAGAAACACTTCAGAGAAACTTGATAAAAAGTCACGCTTGTGGTGTTGGAAACCCTTTAGATATAGAAATTGTTAGGGCAATTATGTTATTAAGAGCAAATTCTCTTGCAAAAGGATATTCTGGAATTAGACTCTCAACTTTGAATACACTTGTAGAAATGATAAACAAGAAGGTTCATCCTATCATCCCAGAGAAAGGGTCTTTAGGTGCAAGTGGAGATTTAGCTCCGTTAGCTCATATGGTCTTACCCATGATTGGGGAAGGAGAAGCTTATTATAACGGTAAAATATTTTCTGGTAAAGAAGCAATGAAATTGGCAGAAATAGATACAATCGATCTTGCTGCAAAAGAAGGTCTTGCTCTAATTAACGGGACTCAAATCATGACAGCAATTGCTGCTTTAAGTATATATGATAGTATTGAACTTTTAAAAACATCTGATATTATCTCTTGTTTAACTATTCAAGCTTTGAATGGGATTGTTGAGGCATACGATGAGAAGGTTCATAACCTCAGAGCTCATAATGGGCAGCGAGATTGTGCATATAATTTAAGAAAACTATTAGAAGGAAGTAAAATGGCATCCCACCAGGGAGAAATCCGCGTTCAAGATGCTTATTCTTTAAGGTGTATCCCTCAGGTTCATGGAGCTTCAAAAGACGCTGTTAATTATATAAAAAAAGTACTTGAAATAGAAATTAATTCAGCAACAGATAATCCTTTGATTTTTGCCGAAGAAGAAGAAGCTATATCCGCCGGAAACTTTCATGGTCAACCAATTGCATTAAGTATGGACTTTCTAGGCATAGCTTTATCTGAAATTGCAAATATTTCAGAGAGACGAATAGAAAGAATGGTTAATCCTAATCTTAGTGGTCTAGCCCCATTTTTGATAGAAAAAAGCGGTCTTAACTCTGGCTTTATGCTCGTTCAATACTCTGCGGCCTCTTTAGTTTCTGAAAACAAAGTTCTTTCTCATCCTGCTAGCGTTGATTCCATTCCTTCCTCTGCAAATCAGGAAGATCACGTTTCTATGGGCACAATAGCTGCACGAAAAGCAAGAACCATACTCAACAATGTGAGAAAGGTTTTGGCAATGGAATTACTCTGTGCATGCCAAGCTATCGATTTAAGAGGTAAGAATGGTTTGAGTAAAGGAACAGAAATAGTTTATAATTTAGTAAGAAATGAAATTCCAAAATTAACAGAAGATAAGGTTATGTATGAGTATATAAACAAATGCGAAAGTATAATAGAGTCTGGTGTTATTGTTAAGGAAGTAGAAAAAACGATAGGCACTTTAAGATAAGGGAGGAAATTGTTATGTTGAATAATTTTGATATTTCTGAAGCGATGAAAATTAAATTAGATGATGAACTACCAGAAATGCCTGAATTTGTCGAAGGAATAAGAAGGGCACCAAAAAGACCCTTGAATTTATCAAAACGTGAGATAGAAATAGCCCTTGAAAACGCCTTAAGATACATTCCTGAAAAGTTACATGAAAAAGTAGCTCCTGAATTTCTAGAAGAACTTTTTACACGGGGTAGAATCTATGGATATAGATATAGACCAAAAGGGAATATTAAAGGAAAGCCAATCGATGAGTGTAAAGGTAAATGCATAGAAGGAAAAGCCTTTCAAGTTATGATTGATAATAATTTAGATTTTGATGTAGCTTTATACCCTTACGAACTGGTAACTTATGGAGAAACAGGGCAAGTTTGTCAAAATTGGATGCAATACAGACTCATTAAAAAATATTTAGAAGTTTTAACCGATGAACAAACCTTGGTAGTTGCTTCGGGGCATCCCTTGGGATTGTTTAGATCATCTAAAAATAGTCCAAGAGTTATAATAACCAATGCCCTAATGGTTGGAATGTTTGATGATCAAGAACATTGGATTAAAGCCCAGGCCATGGGGGTTGCCAATTATGGTCAAATGACAGCTGGTGGTTGGATGTATATAGGTCCACAGGGTATCGTTCATGGAACTTACAACACTTTACTAAATGCAGGAAGATTAAAATTGGGAATACCTCAAGAAGGTGATCTAAAAGGAAAATTGTTTGTCAGTTCTGGTTTAGGAGGCATGAGTGGGGCTCAAGCAAAAGCTATAGAAATTGCAAAAGGTGTTGGAATAATAGCGGAAGTTGATTTTTCAAGAATAGAAACAAGACTCAAACAAGGATGGTTAAAAACTTACAGCAATGATTTAGATGAAGTTTTTTCAAAAGCTTTTCAATACATTAAAAAGAGCGAACCTATTTCAATAGGATATTATGGAAATATCGTTGA
The DNA window shown above is from Petrotoga sp. 9PW.55.5.1 and carries:
- the xylA gene encoding xylose isomerase, producing the protein MAEYFKEVKKISFKGKESKDPLAFHYYNPEEKIGDKTMEEHLRFSVAYWHTFAAEGRDMFGVESAARPWNSFSDPLDRALTRCDAAFEFMSKLGVKYFCTHDRDLVDEQETLRETNKLLDKVIEHVKEKMEETGIKLLWGTANLFTHPRFMQGAATSCDADIYAYAAAQVKKALEITKELGGENYVFWGGREGYETLLNTNMELELNNLANFLHMAVDYAKQIGFNGQFLIEPKPKEPTKHQYDFDVANSYAFLQKYDLDKYFKFNIEANHATLAGHTFQHELRYARINNILGSLDANMGDLLLGWDTDQFPTNVFENVLAMYEILKNGGIAPGGLNFDSHVRRPSYEDIDLFYAHIAGMDAFALGLKLANKILEDKVLDEFVEKRYNTFNSGVGKKIVDEETNFEELESYIIDKKVSLPKSGRQEYLENLVNRYIFG
- the hutH gene encoding histidine ammonia-lyase, translating into MNRVCIDGNNLTLEDVINVSRIFYEVKIDNTAIKKIEDSRNLVEKFLEEEKIVYGVTTGFGELCNVFISKDKTETLQRNLIKSHACGVGNPLDIEIVRAIMLLRANSLAKGYSGIRLSTLNTLVEMINKKVHPIIPEKGSLGASGDLAPLAHMVLPMIGEGEAYYNGKIFSGKEAMKLAEIDTIDLAAKEGLALINGTQIMTAIAALSIYDSIELLKTSDIISCLTIQALNGIVEAYDEKVHNLRAHNGQRDCAYNLRKLLEGSKMASHQGEIRVQDAYSLRCIPQVHGASKDAVNYIKKVLEIEINSATDNPLIFAEEEEAISAGNFHGQPIALSMDFLGIALSEIANISERRIERMVNPNLSGLAPFLIEKSGLNSGFMLVQYSAASLVSENKVLSHPASVDSIPSSANQEDHVSMGTIAARKARTILNNVRKVLAMELLCACQAIDLRGKNGLSKGTEIVYNLVRNEIPKLTEDKVMYEYINKCESIIESGVIVKEVEKTIGTLR